Proteins from one Triticum aestivum cultivar Chinese Spring chromosome 7A, IWGSC CS RefSeq v2.1, whole genome shotgun sequence genomic window:
- the LOC123154249 gene encoding uncharacterized protein, translating into MEQDALLAYSQQAKLPLALFIFESNKKKQLLFDPSTKKIRGIISAAFADATCVFENGGWLLMLQHKQLGFQEQKEQTIFLVHASTGRRLELPACSSVIDGPFVFYVGSSEVPLVVACIETISGVPTVHVACPGDIYWSVYKNMEDCMHLPLDPHRRIKCTLIIDAVLLGKQAVCVDYHGKILIFDVTEMSWRRTALSKRWNERDAHFLVASGENVVLISCRRFRGRFCDFKFFKLDAEALEWSPLDDAELDGCSWFLYRGRSILAREEGKRKVYTFYPSQWGGSTPIDADSSRKRKVAHMKSLSSKEKSVTNIFMHDLEDGVVRKVLPASIVTEERHWLRSSVFG; encoded by the coding sequence GGCTCTGTTTATTTTTGAAAGCAACAAGAAGAAGCAGCTCCTGTTTGACCCCTCCACCAAGAAGATCCGTGGCATAATCAGCGCGGCGTTCGCAGATGCCACCTGCGTGTTCGAGAATGGCGGGTGGCTGCTCATGCTCCAGCACAAGCAACTTGGTTTCCAGGAGCAGAAAGAGCAGACCATCTTCCTTGTGCATGCCAGCACCGGCAGGAGGCTGGAGCTGCCGGCGTGCTCTTCTGTCATTGACGGGCCCTTTGTTTTCTACGTCGGCTCCAGTGAGGTGCCTCTGGTCGTCGCGTGCATTGAGACCATCTCCGGGGTTCCAACCGTCCATGTTGCCTGCCCTGGAGACATTTACTGGAGCGTCTACAAGAACATGGAAGATTGCATGCACCTACCGCTGGATCCACACAGGCGCATCAAGTGCACCCTCATTATCGATGCCGTCTTGCTCGGGAAGCAGGCCGTCTGCGTCGACTACCATGGGAAGATCTTGATCTTCGACGTCACGGAGATGAGCTGGAGGAGGACCGCTCTTTCAAAGAGGTGGAACGAAAGGGATGCTCACTTCCTTGTGGCATCCGGTGAAAATGTTGTGCTCATCTCGTGCCGTCGCTTTCGTGGACGGTTCTGTGATTTCAAGTTCTTCAAGCTGGATGCTGAAGCACTGGAGTGGTCGCCTCTAGATGACGCAGAGCTTGATGGTTGCAGCTGGTTTCTTTACAGAGGCCGCTCCATCCTTGCGAGGGAGGAAGGCAAGAGGAAAGTCTACACCTTCTATCCAAGCCAGTGGGGTGGCTCGACGCCGATTGATGCCGACAGCTCGAGGAAGAGGAAGGTAGCCCATATGAAGTCATTGTCTTCCAAAGAGAAGTCGGTTACGAATATATTCATGCATGATTTAGAAGATGGCGTCGTCAGGAAGGTTCTCCCGGCTTCAATTGTGACCGAGGAACGGCATTGGCTTCGGTCTAGTGTCTTTGGTTGA